In Zingiber officinale cultivar Zhangliang chromosome 11B, Zo_v1.1, whole genome shotgun sequence, a single window of DNA contains:
- the LOC122034467 gene encoding probable LRR receptor-like serine/threonine-protein kinase RKF3: MKPVAAPPFGIFFLLLLPSPTLSQPTASSACPLDFSVIHPFLSPASLSADSRCNYLLQLLHLVLSHYLLTQSLFHPSLDAAPACWAAFQAALLPASLDVRATCGFRTPWISQGCMNLTSRDDFESRLPYSANLDMDTNCNRSLIPTPACTACTASLARITSNYLPGPNYGNVSDCTAYPSIYAAAAISRLGPGNVYCYFLLSATSTSRRRTSIWIYTVVAAVCILLLLALAAWICLRRRRSRRRTPTTTTRPSPALDSISASTTLVKFAFDEIKRATRNFSRENIIGHGGFGNVYKGVLRDGTYVALKRFKNCSAAGDASFAHEVEVIASVRHINLLALRGYCIATTQMEGHQRIIICDLMCNGSLYDHLFTTEDHRRLTWPLRQKIAVGTARGLAYLHNEVQPAIIHRDIKASNILLDENFEPKVADFGLAKYAPEGMSHLSTKVAGTLGYVSPEYALYGQLSEKSDVFGFGVLLLELLSGKKAFISLGEGQAFVLSDWAWSLVRTGRALDVIEEGMEELGPKEVLEKYVHVAVLSTHPQLHARPTMDQILKILETDLAAIPFIPDRPISILSNMEEIERSMSSSGSGHLFGHAGYQSNNTFGKDGEILNDSGILSQWSVASSNLDKP; encoded by the coding sequence ATGAAACCAGTGGCAGCTCCTCCCTTtggcatcttcttcctcctccttttgcCTTCCCCAACTCTCTCTCAACCCACCGCTTCCTCCGCCTGCCCCCTCGACTTCTCCGTCATCCATCCCTTCCTCTCACCCGCCTCCCTCTCCGCCGACTCCCGATGCAACTACCTCCTCCAGCTCCTCCACCTCGTCCTCTCCCACTACCTACTTACCCAATCCCTCTTCCACCCCTCCCTCGACGCCGCCCCCGCCTGCTGGGCCGCCTTCCAGGCCGCACTCCTCCCCGCCTCCTTGGACGTACGCGCCACCTGCGGCTTCCGCACCCCGTGGATCTCGCAGGGCTGCATGAATCTCACCTCCCGGGATGACTTCGAGAGCCGCCTCCCCTACTCCGCTAACCTCGACATGGACACCAACTGCAACCGCTCCCTCATCCCCACCCCCGCCTGCACCGCCTGCACTGCCAGCCTCGCCCGCATCACTTCCAATTACCTCCCCGGCCCCAACTACGGAAACGTCTCCGACTGCACCGCCTACCCTTCCATCTACGCCGCCGCCGCCATCAGCCGCCTCGGCCCCGGCAACGTCTATTGTTACTTCCTCCTCTCCGCTACTTCCACCTCCCGTCGCCGCACCTCCATCTGGATCTACACCGTGGTTGCGGCCGTTTGCATCCTCCTCCTCCTAGCTCTCGCCGCTTGGATCTGTCTTCGTCGCCGCCGCTCTCGGCGGAGAACGCCGACGACAACGACTAGGCCCTCTCCGGCATTGGACTCGATCAGCGCTAGCACTACTTTGGTCAAGTTCGCCTTCGACGAAATCAAGCGGGCTACTAGGAACTTCTCGAGAGAAAACATCATCGGACACGGAGGCTTCGGAAACGTCTACAAGGGCGTGCTGCGCGACGGCACCTACGTCGCCCTGAAACGCTTCAAGAATTGCTCAGCAGCAGGGGACGCCAGCTTCGCCCACGAGGTGGAGGTCATTGCCAGCGTTCGCCACATCAACCTTCTTGCTCTCAGAGGCTACTGCATTGCCACCACCCAAATGGAAGGCCACCAGAGGATCATCATTTGCGACCTGATGTGCAACGGAAGCCTCTATGACCATCTCTTCACCACGGAGGATCACCGCCGACTAACTTGGCCCTTGCGGCAGAAGATCGCTGTGGGAACGGCGCGGGGACTGGCCTACCTCCACAATGAAGTTCAACCGGCGATCATCCACAGGGACATAAAAGCAAGTAACATACTTTTGGATGAGAATTTTGAGCCTAAGGTGGCTGATTTCGGTTTGGCCAAGTATGCACCTGAGGGGATGTCACATCTCAGCACCAAGGTGGCCGGAACCCTAGGATACGTGTCGCCGGAGTATGCTTTGTATGGGCAATTGAGTGAGAAAAGTGATGTCTTTGGCTTTGGAGTTCTTCTACTTGAGCTCCTCAGCGGGAAGAAGGCATTTATATCACTCGGTGAGGGGCAAGCTTTTGTGTTGAGTGATTGGGCTTGGTCTTTGGTGAGGACAGGGAGGGCATTGGATGTTATAGAGGAGGGAATGGAGGAACTGGGACCAAAAGAAGTGCTGGAGAAGTATGTTCATGTTGCTGTGCTCTCTACCCACCCTCAGTTGCATGCAAGGCCTACAATGGATCAGATTTTGAAGATACTAGAGACTGATTTAGCAGCAATCCCTTTCATCCCAGACCGCCCGATTTCGATCCTTTCGAACATGGAAGAAATTGAAAGATCAATGAGCAGCAGTGGTTCAGGTCATCTATTTGGTCATGCAGGGTACCAGTCAAACAATACTTTTGGAAAAGATGGTGAAATTTTGAATGATTCAGGAATTCTATCACAATGGTCAGTGGCTTCTTCCAACTTGGATAAGCCATGA